CGGCCATCACGGTGGTCTGGGACGTCCACACCGGGATGTGGGTCAGCAGGAGCCGACGCGCGCCCGCTGCCGCTGCGGCCTCCCCGGCCCGCTTGCCCGTCAGGTGCACATCGTTGATGCCGTCATCACGGCCCTCTTCGAAGGCTGCCTCGCACAGGAAGAGGTCCGCGTCCTTGGCGGCTTCCTCGAGCCCTGCGCAGGAATCGGTGTCCCCGGAATAGGTCAGGACCCGGGACACCGGGCTGCCGTCCTTGCCGGGCTCCACCACTTCCACCCGGAGGGCATAGGCCTCCTCAATGGGGTGGTTGACGGCGAACGGGGTGATGGTGAACGGCCCCACGGTCACGGGTTCGCGTTCGGTCCAGTTGGTGAAGTCAAACTCTTCGTGCATGCCGGGATCCAGGGGCAGGCCGTAGGCGGTGGCCATCCGGTCTGCCGTGGCGGCGGGCCCCCACACGGGAATCCGGCCGCGGCCCCAGCCGCCGGGCTTCCAGCGGATGGCAACGTGCAGCCCGCACAGGTCCATGCAGTGGTCAGGGTGCAGGTGGGTGAGGAAGATCGCGTCGATGTCCTCCAGGTCCGTGTAGCGCTGGATGGCCCCCAGTGCCCCGCTGCCGAGGTCCATCACCACCTTCCAGGTCCGCTCGCCGTCGGTGGCGGTCAGGAGGTAGCACGATGCCGGGGAGCCGGGCCCGGGAAAAGAGCCCGTGCATCCCACGATGGTCAGCTTCACTGGGCGGACCCTCCGCCGCGGCGCGCCCCGGCAAGACCGCCGCCCACGAAGTTGGAGATCCGGGGACGGTTGCGCGCGCTTTGGGCGGCTGCAATCATCTCAGGGGTTATCCGGGCCAGGCTGCCCGTGGGGTACTGCGCGGCTACATGGTCCACGTGCCGGACTGACAATACTTCCGGTCCCAGGAACCGCCGGGCGAGCGCCTCGAACTGCCCGGCGTCACCGGTGGCGACGAAGTGGTGCTCGGGCGGAGCCGCCAAGGTGCGCTGCAGGTTGTGGGTGGCCAGGGCGCGGTAGACGTCCTTGGCGGTCTCCTCCGCGCTGGAGACCAGCGTGACGTCGGCGCCCATGACGTAGGAGATGACGCCCGTCAGCAGCGGGTAGTGGGTGCAGCCCAGGACCACGGTGTCCACCCCGGCGGCCTTCAGCGGTGCCAGGTATTCCTCCGCGACGGCGAGCAGCGCCGGGCCCGTGGTGATTCCGGCCTCCACGTAGCTGACGAACTCCGGGCACGCCACCGACGTGATGTCCAGGTCCGGGGCCGCGGCGAAGGTGTCCTCGTACGCGCGGGACCCCACCGTTGCGGACGTGCCGATCACGCCCACCTTTCCGGTGCGGGTGGCGGCAACGGCACGCCGGACGGCAGGCTGGATGACCTCGATGACGGGGATGCCGTACTTGGCGGTGTAGCGCTCCCGGGCGTCCCGCAGGACAGCGGCCGACGCCGAGTTGCAGGCGATGGTGAGCAGCTTGACGCCGGAGTCCACCAGTTCGTCCATCACACCCAGTGCGTTGGCCCGCACTTCGGCGATGGGGAGCGGCCCGTACGGCCCGTGCGCGGTGTCCCCCACGTAGAGGATGGACTCGTTGGGAAGCTG
This region of Arthrobacter sp. DNA4 genomic DNA includes:
- a CDS encoding MBL fold metallo-hydrolase, translated to MKLTIVGCTGSFPGPGSPASCYLLTATDGERTWKVVMDLGSGALGAIQRYTDLEDIDAIFLTHLHPDHCMDLCGLHVAIRWKPGGWGRGRIPVWGPAATADRMATAYGLPLDPGMHEEFDFTNWTEREPVTVGPFTITPFAVNHPIEEAYALRVEVVEPGKDGSPVSRVLTYSGDTDSCAGLEEAAKDADLFLCEAAFEEGRDDGINDVHLTGKRAGEAAAAAGARRLLLTHIPVWTSQTTVMAEARPVFPGDVAVAVAGVHYTI
- the murI gene encoding glutamate racemase: MADASGTPYPRIIMTTAPSMEPPAETQPDSGEGALPAAAPEARPIGVFDSGVGGLTVARSIIDQLPNESILYVGDTAHGPYGPLPIAEVRANALGVMDELVDSGVKLLTIACNSASAAVLRDARERYTAKYGIPVIEVIQPAVRRAVAATRTGKVGVIGTSATVGSRAYEDTFAAAPDLDITSVACPEFVSYVEAGITTGPALLAVAEEYLAPLKAAGVDTVVLGCTHYPLLTGVISYVMGADVTLVSSAEETAKDVYRALATHNLQRTLAAPPEHHFVATGDAGQFEALARRFLGPEVLSVRHVDHVAAQYPTGSLARITPEMIAAAQSARNRPRISNFVGGGLAGARRGGGSAQ